In Rhodamnia argentea isolate NSW1041297 chromosome 1, ASM2092103v1, whole genome shotgun sequence, the genomic window CTTTTGGGTTCTCATTGTCCCCTTAAGGCTTAATGCCTTTGTGGTTAGATTGAGATGTCATTTCAGGAGGTGGAAGCAATCACTCACATTGCATTGCATGCAGGCAATATCTACTTTTCATTTTTGGCAATCGTTTGAGCCATTTTCTCATCTTAAAGATCCATTCAGTGATGATTGCTGCTTGCTTCGTCTTTTTACAGAGTTGATCCTCAGTCCTGCTTCActgtgtttcctttttttttgtccccctCTGTATATATAATCAGTGTCTttagctgctgcttcttctttttcccccctccATGGTTTTGTGTTTTAAAGTGCTGATTTATTGATTGCTTTTGCTTAGTTTCCCTCTCCTTTCATCTGCACTTGATATCTTTTTGGACCAATGCCATCATTGTGAAGTActaatcttcttttcttttttgtgtgaaatgaaaattttctaacaCCTTTCCCTAATGTCCTTGTAAATGAGCACATCAGATGGGATGGGCTCATTAAGGTAGACTCTCTCAATGCATGCCTCAAGTGATCATTCATTTTGTATGCAGGTggttctttatttctttttgatCGGAAGGTACTCAGATACTTCAGAAAAGATGGGCATaactggaggaagaaaaaggatgggaagACAGTGAAGGAAGCTCATGAGAGACTCAAGGTAAGGATATCTGACTTTTGTAGTTTTATTCTGAAGGTCTTTTGATGCTTTCTTAATAATAGATGAAGTATAATCATTTCAGGCGGGAAGTGTTGACGTGTTGCATTGCTATTATGCACACGGGGAacataatgaaaattttcaacgaCGCACCTATTGGATGCTTGAAGAGTGAGTTTTCTGTAAGGTCTTACCGAATTATCTTTAAAGAATAAGGTTATCGGGATAAAGAGGCCAtcaattagaaatttttatattcTGTGTGGGTGTGCTTTTTGCATTTTATTTATGTGGGGGTCTTATGGGGTTGTGGTTTATTACATAATATGTATACGTGTCTGTAGATAGATAGATGGATAAGGCACACAGTTGACAGCAAGGAAAAATGTGCCTTTAAGTTATATCAGTTAGTTAGTTAGTTTGGAATTCTATAACGCTTTCTTTGAACAATCGTTTGAAAATTATATCTTTCTCTTCTTGGTATATTTTCCATAGGAGATTATTATTGGAGCTCATCCAGAGGAAGGCAAAATGTCTGACTgtggttttctctttttccatcttttttgcTGACTGTTACAGGGAGCTCTCTCACATTGTTCTGGTGCACTACCTTGAAGTAAAGGTGCTTATTACCTTTTATTTCTCCCTCTTTTCTGTGCTATCCTCTCTCTTCAATCTGATTGCTGCTGCTGGCATAGTGTTATCTCGCTGCAATAAACATTGTTTTAGAATTTAACTAGATAAAAAACTGGTGAAGCCACTGGCTTGTGGTTCGACTGTGCTAACTAGTTAATTGCTGGTCTAAGCGAGTGAAGGTTTGCAGTTCAACCTTGCTACCCATTTCCACTGCCGGGTAGATGTAAATAAGTAGTGAAATGGTTTCAGTATTTATTTATACATCAATCAAGGCTTCtgtacacacacacatataagaGGGAAAGAGATGTTGCGACCCTCTATATTTAGTGGACTGGTGGCCCCAAGGGACTTCATAATTACATATGACTGTCATTCTAGAGCACTTGCTTTAACCTTTACAGAGCCTTTCTCAATTTCCACACTTAATCAGTGTGAGCTTTACTCTCGAACCCTTGTGGCACAATAACTTGAGTCCCAATAATGGTGACCACATCTGCTGGGATGTGACGTTTGGACATAGAAGGGAGTCCTGGTGGCAGAGCCAGGTGCTCTTATTTTAAGACAGTATGGGGATGATTGCTTTTATCACTGACAATCAAATAGAGGGCCCCAAGGGCACCATATTCTAGGTTCCAAACCATGTGATTGACCAAGTCCATTATCTGTTGGGGGTCCAGAATGTTACGAATAAATCCATTGAATCTCCATGTAAGGGTTTTGTAAACATGTCATCAAGTTGTCGAATGGTTTTAGGATAAGATGTCAGcaagtttttcacttttttaacaTAACTATGGTAATTAGTCCTTGGCAAAGCTTTTCTTGCTTGAAATACAGTCAACCTTAACAGGCTTAGTACACTCGTCAGACACAAAATTAGGTGCAATATGAAAAGTGGGCTGCTTGTCACACTGCTGCTTCATTGGCTTAATCTCCTTGAGTTCAAGCTCCTTAAGAATCTGTCAAGTGCCCATTAAGTCATATCGCATGTAGCCTGGACATAGGCAAGACTATGGACTGTTTCCTTTTCTCCATGAGAGAAGATTGCCTCCAACAAATATGGAATGGTAGGCAGTAGACTTCCTCTCAGAATAGATCCTTCCAGTTATCAGGAAAAAAACCTCCTTCcctgaaaattttcatataaaatGTCATATTGGTAGTAGTTGGATATCACAATCATTGAGGAGCTCAAGGAGATGGCTTGGAATGAATTTCTGCAGATTGCAAAGGCAATGTTGGGTCTAGTGCAACAAGATAGTTCTGCTTCCCAACTACCCTTTTATATCTGTTCGAATGCTCAGAAAAGCCCCCATCATCAGCTACCAGAAATCACATTGGAATTGAATGGAGTGTTTGGTGGTGTAAGGCCCTAACATGCTGGTCTTGGCCCATAATTCCGGTGCATACTTTCATTGACACAAAAGTATAACCTGGTTGGATCTTGCCACCTTAAAACCATAAATTGTTTACAACTTTCCAGGAGGTTTGTCTAAAACCTTGCCACATCAACTTTCCCTTCTAGAAGAGTAATGGATGTATTTCTCTCATATTGCATAAATCTCTGCAGACCTCTACGCTATTCATACATTACTGGGTAGATCCAGTCCTTTAAAAGCTCCCAACAAGCTTAACTCTATTTCCAATCAACAGTGCTTTCACTGTAaaagaaattctttttatttgtgGTTTAGTGGAACAAAAAATCAGTGATAGTGCAATCCTCGAGGGTACTGGCTACGTCTAATTTCTGTTAGTATCATAATATCTTATCTTCGCAGAATTGCTAATTTGGTTGCTTTAACCCTGTACAAGCAGTGtctcttttgaaaatcaacTGTCTTGTTGCCACAAGAGTCTAGACTAATTGAGTCATGAGAATCAATCAACAAGTTTCTGCACTGTAAATGCAATTGTATCTTATATCTTTTCTCTTGCTATATGATGATCTCACTATTATGGGCGCGTTTTTCTCAGGGAAACAGGATGAACATCCATCGAATCAAAGACACTGAAGAGATGATTTCCTTGTCCCGTGAAACTGAAGCTAGTTATGAGATAAATAGTTCTCTGTCTTCTAATTCTCACCAAAATAACTACCAAGTTCCTTCTCAAACAATGGATAGCTCTAGCCCTCAGGCATCGGAGTATGGGGATGCTGAATCAGGTTCATTTCTGTGTTCTATCCCAGTTATCATTCCTAGAGTATCGTGTAGTTCAAAGTGCATCATAGAGTcattgtcatttttcaaattaaaaaattaactctCTTCTTGATTATTCTTATACTATGCACAGCATACAGTAACCAGGCAAATTCCGGAATTCACTCTATCGTTGACTTTCAAGAGGCtggaatgcaaaatattgacACTGGACACTCTCATCCTTATTATCCAGCTTCAAATTTGAGTAATCAGTGCATTCTTTTTCTCTGTATAAACTATTTCCCCTTGATTTGGAGAGCATTCATAGCAATTGCTTCTAGGCTTCTTGAGCTTcttatcttttcatttcttatcttataaCTTATTGTCACCAATCTTATGGTAGTGTTGTCAACTTCCAGCAGATGATTATCAAGGAAACCTGTCTGTTAACCCCGGAAtggattttctctctttttctccagCTGATACCACTAGAGAGTGTGATGTTGCTGGTTTAGCATTAGAGCCTCAGAAGCATCTTGATTTTCCATCTTGGGAGCAGGCATTAGAAAGTCGTTCTTCTGGTGCCCAATCTAATATTATTCAGCCGTCAGTTTCTTCTGCACAACCTGTCACCCCTGAAATCATGCCTAAACATGGTCATGATATACTAGGGCAGCTTTTCACTGATGGTATCAGTTCGAAGCAGGAGATTGGGATCCGATCACAGGACCAAGAAGAATTACAGGTACTTGAAGATAGCTATGTGTATTTGATCCTTCTTTAGTTACAAAAATTTGTGCTCTAAGCATAGTGTTAATATCTATGCAATCTGTGTGCATTAATCTTGTTGGTCAGatgatatttatagaataaAACGAATTGTGAAATAGTTAAACTGTGGAGCAAATCGCTTTTTAAAAGCTTTAGTTGTTTTTCTATTATGAGGTAtataacctttttcatgagataTTGAGGAACATCCTTCTTAGATTAATAGTACCTGGATCATCTTAATCTGCTCTTGATGGTTCTTATATTCTACTAATGGGTGTTTTTTCATGTAGCAGAGCTTACAGTTTCCTTAATATATGCATTAATCAAGCATTTTAACCTGATTCTGAAGTTGATTCACACCTTGTCTAAGTGACCTGGGATCCGAAGTCGCATGCAGACATAGCCTTTAATTTTGTTGTAGTTACATGGATAAAATTATGCTGCTGATTCACTAGTGTTTTTGGTGTCTTGCCAGGTACATATAACCAATAAAATTGCAGAGAGTGTAAGCACAGAAAATGGACATTATACGAACTCATTCTTAGATGGCAATGTCGCATTAGAGGGAAAAGCCGGCTGCCCTTCTACGGGAAAACAGCCATTTGCCAATATCCTAGCagaagaaggcttgaagaagaTCGACAGTTTCAACCGGTGGATGAGTAAACAACTAGGGGATGTGAATGAGTTACTTGGTCAGTCCACTACTGGAGCCTACTGGAGTGCGGTTGTCAGTGACGGTGTTGATTCGAGTGACTCTCAGCAGCATGAAAATGACTTtatgctcactccctctctttcccaGGAACAGCTATTTAGCATTGTAGATTTTTCACCAAGTTGGACATATGCTGGTTTAGAAATCAAGGTACTCTTGACTGAAATTTCCACATTGTGCACTGCTAGCATCGTCATAGCTTTTGCACCTATCAGAAGTTTGAATGGAGCAATACTTGCTTTGTTTTGTACTTAAAGTGATGCCACTTCCTCTTTGCTATGCGGTACAGGTGCTAATCACTGGAAGGTTCTTGAGAAGTCAACAAGAAGCAGAGCTATTCAAATGGTCTTGCATGTTTGGTGAAGTAGAAGTTCCAGCCGAGGTTATAGCGGATGGTGTTCTGTGTTGCCATGCTCCGGTGCACAAGGCTGGGAGGGTTCCCTTTTACATCACATGCTCCAATAGGGTGGCATGTAGCGAACTTCGTGAGTTTGAATTTCGTGTGAACAACTCTCATGGTATGATTTCTGCAGATACTAAAGATTGCAGTGTAAATGAGGGTGTAGATGAGACTCTTTACATGCGTTTTGCAAAGTTGCTGTGTGCAAACTCTCCGCGTCTCAACAACAGCAATATTGGGGAAAACTCGCAGTTGAGAAGTAAGATCTGCTCATTGCTTAAAGACGATGATGCTCATGGGGATCATGTCTTGGAAAGTTCTTCAGATGAGTTTTCTtcagagagagtgagggagcAGTTATTCGAAAAGCTACTCAAGGAGAAGTTATGCGAATGGCTCATAGAAAAGTCGGCTGAGGGAGGAAAAGGTGCCAGTGTATTGGATGAGGGCGGCCAAGGTGTGCTACATTTTGCATCTGCTCTTGGCTATGATTGGGCCCTGCAACCAACAATTATTGCTGGTGTAAATGTAAATTTTCGGGATGCAAATGGGTGGACTGCACTACACTGGGCAGCATCTTTGGGCAGGTATATGCTTTTGGAAGTTCGTACCTGGTTTTCTGGATTGCTGTTTACACCTAAATGAGCCCTcagatcttcaattttttttctcttagaGTTGCCAATAACCAAGTCTGGACTGAGATTTGGTCCACCCTCAGTTGTAAACATTCAATAGACTCTGATTTAATTATTAGGCATGGAATTGGTGGACTATCAGTGGTTCACCATGCTATTGATAGTTTTAAGCTTCATGGGGAGTACCTAAAGTTGTTTTCGTGAAAAACTTAATCAATTGAACATTCCAGTGAAAAGTTATCTCCTGTTATATGCACTTGAATGTGTCTGCTGTATCTTGTAATGATATGTAGAATGTTATATGATGATGCTCAtatctacattttctttttttggtataATACCATTTGATCATTGTTGTGTTAATGATATCAGAGAGTGGACGGTTGCTTCCCTCATCTCTCTTGGTGCATCACCAGGAGCATTAACTGATCCAACTCCCACTTATACAACGGGCAGAACACCTGCAGATTTAGCCTCTGCCAATGGGCACAAAGGGATTGCCGGTTATCTTGCTGAATCTGCTTTGAGTGCTCACCTTTCATTGCTGAATCTGGACACTACTGGGGGTGATGCCTCTCATGGTTCTGGAGGAAAAGCAGTACAAACTATTTCAGAAAGAAGTCCCACTCCAATCAGAGAAGGAGACTTGCCAAGCGGTCTTTCACTTAAAGATTCGTTGGCTGCTGTTTGCAATGCCAGTCAAGCTGCTGCACGAATTCATCAAGTTTTTAGAATGCAGTCTTTCCAAAGAAAGCAATTGAAAGAGTATGGTGATGATAGACATGGAATTTCAGATGAACATGCTCTTTCACTGGTTGCAACAAAGGTATACAAACCAGGACAAGTTGATGAACCTTTGCATGCTGCGGCAATTCGGATACAGAACAAATTTCGAGGATGGAAAGGTCGAAAAGACTTTTTAATCACCCGGCAGCGAATTGTCAAAATTCAGGTACATTGCATACCTCCCCCTTTGGCTTATCACATTTCTTTTGAAATCTCTGAACCCTTTTTCCTTAGAAGTTTCTGAAGCTCCTTTTTGTTTCTAGAAGAAAATTATTAACGTTCTTGTTTTTCAATTGGCTTCAGTTTTCTTTTCAGAAGTTACCTAACCTTTGAAATGACAAGTTTTCATCTTTCGATTAAAGGCCCATTTCAGAGGTCACCAGGTGCGGAAAAGCAAAAATATACTTTGGTCCGTGGGAATTGTCGAGAAGGTTATTTTGCGTTGGAGAAGAAAGGGAAGTGGTCTACGGGGTTTTAAACGAGAAGCACTTACTGAGGCCTCCAGCATGCAGGATGCCCCCTCAGATGAGGATGAGTATGATTTACTGAAAGAAGGACGAAAGCAGACTGAAGAAAGGTTGCAAAAAGCTCTTGCTAGGGTGAAGTCCATGGTGCAATACCCTGAGGCCCGGGATCAATATAGTAGATTGCTAAATGTTGTTTCTGAAATACAAGAAGCCCAGGTAATTCCGGTGTTACTAAAATATGTTTTTAGTGAAGGTTTTCACTAACTGCCAAAatgctctcctctctctctctctctctctctctataggtCACGCACCACTTTTGTCTGCACACCATTCGTGCACACCACTTTGGACACAGCACGCACACTTATACTACATTAATGCACTGGGGGATTTGATGGAGGCGATTTTGTAGGAAATTGTCCATCCTATTTCGTCCATCTTACCCCCTGCCTGCATTCTCCGGCATTATGTGCTTTCTTAAGTTGTATTTTCAAATGGTGACAGGCATGAGGTCTTTCAAATGCTTGCTTTTGTAGTCGAAATGACTAGAAAATTTATGTATGACAGTTATGAAGAAACAGTAAAACTATTCCTTGCATTTTCTCCTGCTTCAATGTGATCTCATGACGGTTATCATTCTGGTCCATGATTTACAGGTTGAACACGAAAATACACGCAACAGAAATGGAGAAGCAACAGATTTTtatgatgatttgattgatctTGAAGAACTATTGGACGACGATACTTTGGAGCCTATGGCACCCTGACCCCACAATCTATATTTCCATCTGTAGAGTTTGCAAATTAACTGGTAAACTGAACCGGCAAAAACTGTATAATTACTGACATCTAGTGTACAGATGTATGCAACAGTTAATTCAACTAGTTGCTTGTTCACCAAAATCATGGACTCTGCCGATCCATGGGCATAAAGGTTCTGTGTACATCATTAAGAGGGGCTGGAATTGGAGATATGAGGCATACTTAAGAATGTTACGCGTAAATTTTAACCTTAAATTGTAGATACGGGCTTCttaagaaaattccaaatgatTTAAATAGTTTTGTCTGAAATATGCAACCtatcatgatgaatccttgcaTTCATAGATGACTGCCCCAAGCCCAATCGTGTGCAGGTATTGTTGTCCTCAACACGTTGATGTCCCTTCCACTTGGTTTTGTAACTTGGTCTGTACCATAAGTATGGAGAAAGCTGATTAGCATTAACTACAGAAAACATAATGAGACACCTCATTTTTAAAAGAACCCTAGTGTATTGGCTTCAACGGTCTAATCTTTCTGTGAATTGTGCAATCATTATGTGAGGCTACCCGGAAGATTTGGTGGGACTCGATGGTTACACTATGACAAGGATGAATGCTCAAGAGAACCTCGTATCGGTCTTTGACATAATTAAAGTTCTGCTTCTCGGCAACCATGTCGAATAGGACAAGTATCAGCCCTTTTACCTGCTCACCATCAATATCAATAAAATGGCATTGTTAAACAAAGCAGAACTTTGTGTATATTGCTTCACACAGCTCATGCAATTTATAatatcatcaatttctttttcaatcggGTGCATTACATGTGATCCTATAATAAGCATTCTACATGAATTGTCCACAATCTTTTGGCCATAATACGCAACTTGCTAGGCTTCACGATTTCTTTCACATCCAAGGCAAAGGACACATGAACCATGGCTCTCTCCTTTACTGAAGCCTAATCTCCTGTATGTACACCTCAATGGGAATCACAATGCTATGGTTACTGtggtttgctttctttttaaGCTGGTACAACAAAACCCCAACCAACAACCACCCACCCACCACCCACCCCCCCGCGGGTgcggcaaaataaaaaaaaaatggagctcTCGGAACAAAACAATATTTGCTCAATGTCAGCTTAAAATCCCGGTAATGCTGACAGATCGGCAATGCCACTTGGAAGGTCGGAGATTTCTTTAAGAAGCCTAAGCCTGTTGTTTCTGATTCTGTCATCCTCCTGCACAAAGAGATCTAAACCCATGACCGGTGTAAATAATCAGTTGCACATATACATAGAAATATGATGGGAAGTGTCACTGTGGAGTAATATCATGAGGATGCTCCGAGTTGAGCTACAGACCACTTCATCCAATAAAGTCAGAAGGTCAAAGTTGACGCTGACGTCTCCTGTCCCAGAGACTTATGTCGTTTGGTGCTTACGTGTTCATTCGTAACTCATGAGTATAAAGCATCTACCTTTCATCCAGTTTCAAATACACTGATGGCAACACACCAACCAACCTAACAGATGGTCCATGAATCTATACGAATATTCCGGAAGTGCAGCAAGCGgtcaaaatttaatttccccGTGAAACCAGATTACTCATATATATCATGAATTGAGGAAAAACATACCACCATGACAAAAACGTTATTGAAGAAGTCCTCCAATGGCTGTACAAGCTTTGCAGATACATCAACAAAAGCATCAACCTCAATGGCTGAAGGAGAATGCAAAACTCAAATCAGAGTGGAATcaatttcaacatttttttattatcagcaattaaagacaaaagaaaagttggaCTACAGGACATTCATTAGATTAAGGGGCAGAAGGGCtcgaaaaaattacaattggATCGGAAAAGAACAGTGACTTTTTTATGGTAAGTAGATCAATACCAggatttatttggttttttactGACAAGAAGGTGTCCCACAAAGCCCTCTCTTCACTTGTGTCAAATGCAGCTTCATTCACCTAAACAGATGATAGCAGAAAAAAGAGTTTCCAACAGCATTATTTACAACACTATACAGGACTTCAGAAACGACTGAAAGACTTCCATGAGAATGTCAGATCGACCTCTGGTAGTTGGGTAGATAACTGACTCTCATCTTACAACATTTTGACGAGAACTATTCCATACTGTTTCAAAAGTTAAGGTTGGAAGAATAGTTGCCTAGCTCATGACAACAATGATCGTGGTGAGACAAAGTGAATAAGGACATTTGCTGGAAATGTAGAATGTGGACATTATGAAGGGTAAACCACTTCTGGTTTGCTAATCTATACACTTTCAAGAACTCATAGGCTCATTCACCATTTTTATGGGGGAATGAACAAATCTAGAAAAGTGTACCTTTGACAATAATATAGGACTAGTAGCACTTATTTCCTATTTGATTTCCAGAATTTATAAAGCTTACATTATGCCTAAGATTCCTTGATATTTATCTTCTAGCATATGTACCCAAACATTAAAACTGTTCTAATATTTCATTTGTATATAAAATGTCCTCTTCTAGTCAGAATTACCTCCATGGTGCCAACATCCTTGCCACGGGTTATTCTCGTGGGGCGAGAGTATGCTTCAACAACCTTTGGGAAAAGTTCTCCTTTTGATAGAGCTTCCATCTAGAAGAAAATGTTTGACATACAATTAAAAGTTGATGAACATCCATGGGTAATGGCAAAGCAGATGAATGACTTTTTGTCTCCTTTAAGTACTAAGAAGTTCTTATTTAAGAATTTAATATCGTAAGTGTAGGATAACCTTGAAGCAAGTATACATAGgtcaatagaaaaaataaagcaGTATATATAGGTTCAGCATGCAAACATCTTCCAGTTGCTTTCTCAAAGGACATCCCTCCCTCTTTCCAACTTCAGTAATGAGAGCACTGCACTGTCTTATCAGCTACACATATCTACATCATCTCTGGACTCATGTTGAACTATCAGAAACATCTGTTTTCGTTTCAGCTCCAAATCTAGTTTGAGCCTTTTAAACGGCTTTTGTCTTACTGACTGAAGCATGAATTGAAGATGAGGTTTGAGTTTCTGGAAAAACTGGCAACAGGTTCACTTACTTTGAATGCAGATTTTGCTGCGAGGCAAGGCACGTTTGCCCGTTCTAGAAGGACAGATCGAACTATTTCAGGACTAATTCCCTTATCaacctgaaatttgaaaaaccATTTTGTATTAGGTCAAAAGCTGGCTGCTCATCTTATCTCTTGCCAGAAACTATAATAATGATGGGAGAGACAATCTAAGTACCAGTTCCATAAAAATAATCAGTAGGTAGCAACACAAGGGAGCTGAAAAATGATGTTAAATGTTGACTATTGTTTCCGGTCTTGTATCTTTTGGAGGTGTACGTTGGATGGTATAATGTGGTAATACAATACCATGTTTTTGGTACAGTAGAATAACCATCTTATTTTGTTAGACTAGTTTAGATATCACCAATATATCCACATGCATAGAATAATAACGTGAGCCGTATTCTTTTCCATTCACTTTTCTGATTGAGCTCTGCAGCAAGGGAGATGTACATACCCAAATGCTGGAACTAAGTACAACTTCCTTCATATCAAATAGAGTATGATGTGCACATGAAATGTCAATTTAAGTAAGAAGTCCCATAAAGGCAAAGTAAGAAGTCCCATACACAGAGTACACATACCAAAAATTGCTCCAATCTCCGAGTGACAAATTGATGTacctaaaagaaaataaaattatcattaCTTGGAGTAACACTATTGAATCTATTAGTGCACGCTTAACTCAATCAGGAGGTACACTTTACTGAATTACTAGTTCCTGGGATAGGCAATGTTTCAAAACAACTTCTTTTGGGAAAAGAAtgttagaagtgccataactttcatatgGCGGTCATTTTGATGCCAAAACTTTTCGCTGTATCACTTATGTgccaaataagagaaaaaacgATTGCTTAAGTGCTTCCGGCGGCATATTCTGGCCAAAAGTCCTATGTGGCTTCTTAAATTATTGTTCAACTCCAACATggctttttaaaaagaaattgaagtccAACATGGAAAATTTTCGTCCAACCAGGCAAAGTGGCTCTATTTTTCACAATGGAGAAACAGAGCTCTGTTTATCTTGTGGTTCGCCTTGATAATGCTCCCATTCTCATTTGCTGCAGCTCGGGATGACGAAATCCGAAGCATGGGCGAAGATGGGACCAGTTCTTTGAGtttagaggaagaagaggaggcttTGCAGTGAAGATGAGACCATGAGTGAAGACGAAGATAAAGCCAATGACACAGGTCGGTTGAATCTACAATCCTTGCGGAACATCGAGGAGATCTTGAAGATCGTGACATGGCTGATCGACGGTATACGTGCCCAACGACCCCATCTTCAACAACCACGGGAAGCTTTACATAATGCCTCTCCACTTAATCTGCTTCAAGAATCACCTTGAACTAGAACACCAATCACTCAATTCTTTAATGACCTCAAATCTGCTTTTTTGGGGCTCTCGCTCACTCTCTCGCAGATAATCATTTGCAACTTCACAAGTCATTTCAATGGGTAGGGTTAGGGTTTGCTTCTTTGccccaattttgattgaaattctCCGGCGAGTCCACGTCAGCCATTTTATTATAAATTgatgccacgtcggatttccgaCATCCCAAatcagagttggcacttaattgATTGTTTATTTGCCAAAATGGCACTGAAGTCATCCATCGAAAAGTTTTgccactaaagtgagcgctgtgCAAAAGTTATGGCAGTGTCCTTTTCCCATACTTTTCAATCCACTTTGGATCATGCAAATTCATTGTGCAAGGCACATAAAGTTGGCCGCTCAGCCTGACTGGAGGATGCCATGTTTAGGGACTGGATGCTGTCGTCACAGTAATGGGAAAATGCACAGCCATTCAATCTTTAACACAAGTCAAGGATCTTACATTAGTTAATGTCCTCTCCTCAACTTCAAGGGGTTGGACATCAGCTGCAATTCCTAATGCATGTTTCAGATTGAGGTTCTTGTCCTTCTCCACCAGCACTTGAACCTAACAATACAGCAACGTATTCAAATGATAAATTGACCTTTAAGTGCATCACCAACGGGAAGCAGCAAGAAAGGACACGGATAACTCACAAGTCCATAAGAAATTCTCCTCAACCCGAAAGGGTCATTGGTTG contains:
- the LOC115738860 gene encoding calmodulin-binding transcription activator 3 isoform X8 is translated as MNIHRIKDTEEMISLSRETEASYEINSSLSSNSHQNNYQVPSQTMDSSSPQASEYGDAESAYSNQANSGIHSIVDFQEAGMQNIDTGHSHPYYPASNLTDDYQGNLSVNPGMDFLSFSPADTTRECDVAGLALEPQKHLDFPSWEQALESRSSGAQSNIIQPSVSSAQPVTPEIMPKHGHDILGQLFTDGISSKQEIGIRSQDQEELQVHITNKIAESVSTENGHYTNSFLDGNVALEGKAGCPSTGKQPFANILAEEGLKKIDSFNRWMSKQLGDVNELLGQSTTGAYWSAVVSDGVDSSDSQQHENDFMLTPSLSQEQLFSIVDFSPSWTYAGLEIKVLITGRFLRSQQEAELFKWSCMFGEVEVPAEVIADGVLCCHAPVHKAGRVPFYITCSNRVACSELREFEFRVNNSHGMISADTKDCSVNEGVDETLYMRFAKLLCANSPRLNNSNIGENSQLRSKICSLLKDDDAHGDHVLESSSDEFSSERVREQLFEKLLKEKLCEWLIEKSAEGGKGASVLDEGGQGVLHFASALGYDWALQPTIIAGVNVNFRDANGWTALHWAASLGREWTVASLISLGASPGALTDPTPTYTTGRTPADLASANGHKGIAGYLAESALSAHLSLLNLDTTGGDASHGSGGKAVQTISERSPTPIREGDLPSGLSLKDSLAAVCNASQAAARIHQVFRMQSFQRKQLKEYGDDRHGISDEHALSLVATKVYKPGQVDEPLHAAAIRIQNKFRGWKGRKDFLITRQRIVKIQAHFRGHQVRKSKNILWSVGIVEKVILRWRRKGSGLRGFKREALTEASSMQDAPSDEDEYDLLKEGRKQTEERLQKALARVKSMVQYPEARDQYSRLLNVVSEIQEAQVEHENTRNRNGEATDFYDDLIDLEELLDDDTLEPMAP
- the LOC115738860 gene encoding calmodulin-binding transcription activator 3 isoform X4; amino-acid sequence: MDIQQILLDAQHRWLRPAEICEILQNYKNFQIAPEPANMPPSGSLFLFDRKVLRYFRKDGHNWRKKKDGKTVKEAHERLKAGSVDVLHCYYAHGEHNENFQRRTYWMLEEELSHIVLVHYLEVKGNRMNIHRIKDTEEMISLSRETEASYEINSSLSSNSHQNNYQVPSQTMDSSSPQASEYGDAESAYSNQANSGIHSIVDFQEAGMQNIDTGHSHPYYPASNLTDDYQGNLSVNPGMDFLSFSPADTTRECDVAGLALEPQKHLDFPSWEQALESRSSGAQSNIIQPSVSSAQPVTPEIMPKHGHDILGQLFTDGISSKQEIGIRSQDQEELQVHITNKIAESVSTENGHYTNSFLDGNVALEGKAGCPSTGKQPFANILAEEGLKKIDSFNRWMSKQLGDVNELLGQSTTGAYWSAVVSDGVDSSDSQQHENDFMLTPSLSQEQLFSIVDFSPSWTYAGLEIKVLITGRFLRSQQEAELFKWSCMFGEVEVPAEVIADGVLCCHAPVHKAGRVPFYITCSNRVACSELREFEFRVNNSHGMISADTKDCSVNEGVDETLYMRFAKLLCANSPRLNNSNIGENSQLRSKICSLLKDDDAHGDHVLESSSDEFSSERVREQLFEKLLKEKLCEWLIEKSAEGGKGASVLDEGGQGVLHFASALGYDWALQPTIIAGVNVNFRDANGWTALHWAASLGREWTVASLISLGASPGALTDPTPTYTTGRTPADLASANGHKGIAGYLAESALSAHLSLLNLDTTGGDASHGSGGKAVQTISERSPTPIREGDLPSGLSLKDSLAAVCNASQAAARIHQVFRMQSFQRKQLKEYGDDRHGISDEHALSLVATKVYKPGQVDEPLHAAAIRIQNKFRGWKGRKDFLITRQRIVKIQAHFRGHQVRKSKNILWSVGIVEKVILRWRRKGSGLRGFKREALTEASSMQDAPSDEDEYDLLKEGRKQTEERLQKALARVKSMVQYPEARDQYSRLLNVVSEIQEAQVEHENTRNRNGEATDFYDDLIDLEELLDDDTLEPMAP